TTTAATAGCGGGGTTTGATGGCGCGCCTCAATAGCGGCGTTTAACGGTAAAGTCTAACATCGCCCTTTGCCACCAAGCCTTGCGCCCCCGCCATCCCCGCGCACTCCGATTCCGACCCCACCTCCCGCCGCGCCCCCCTCTACAACCCATCCCCAGGACTCCTCACCCAACACCCCCGTCGCACTCACATGCGTATAGATCATCGTCGTCCGGAGATCCGTGTGCCCCAGCAGCTCCTGCACCGTCCGAATATCCGATCCGCTCTCCAACAAGGGCGTCGCGAACGAATGACGGAGCGAATGGCACGTGGCCCGCTTCGCGATGCCCGACCGCCGCACCGCCGTCGCGAAGGCCCGCTGCACAACCGACTCGTGCAAGTGATGACGGCGACGTCGGCCGCCGCGATCGATCAGCGTCCGCGACGCCGGAAAGACATACTGCCACCCCCATGCGGTCTCCAGCGCCGGATACTTGCGCAATAGGCTCGCCGAGATTGCCGTCGGGACGATCCTCAGCCTCGTATCCGCCTCGAACTCCGTTCTCCGTGCCGCCAGCCAGGCGTCGAGCGGCGTTACACACGATATCGCCATCGGCGTCCGGCGGTCCTTGTCGCCTTTCCCGCCGACTACCGTGATCTCGCGGCGCGTCGTATCAATATCCTTCACGCGAAGCGACAGACACTCGCTCACGCGGAGTCCAGATCCGTACATCAGCATCCCGCACAATCGGACCGGGAGTTCGAGCTTCTCGAAAACGGCACGAACTTCCGCGGGTGTCAGCACCACCGGTAGCCGTCTCGGGCGACGCGCCGGGGTGAGCGCACTCAAGTCACCAATCGGCAATTCGAGCACACGGTCATAGAGGAATTTGAGCGCCGCGAGCGCCTGATTCTGCGTGGAGGCGGCGACGCCGGCATCAACCGCAAGCGACGATAGAAATCGGCGCACGTCCGCCGTCGTCAGCTCGGACGGATGCCGCGTGTCGTTCGCCAGCACGAATCGGCGAATCCAATAGACGTACGCGTCTTCCGTCCGTCGGCTGAACCGACGCTCGCGCGCGCAACGCCGAACGCTCGCGAGCAAGCGAGGCGAGGCAGTCATCTCGCAACCCGCCGTCACTTCGCCCCCCCGAACATATCCCCTCGCCGCATGATCCAGAGCCTATAATCGCGTAGCCGTTGGCCGAGGGGCACACCAAAACGCCGCGCGCCGAATCAAAACGTCGTTACCGATACACCAGATCCATCCGACGCACGCCGATCCGTCTCACCACCGAGCTGCCCCACCAGCCACCCATTCACCACCGCATCGATCACCAGATGCACCCGCGCCGCCGCCCCATCATTCCTCACCGCATGCGGATCCGCCAACCGCAAATACCAACACTCGCCCTCCGCCATCACCACGCGCCGCCCATTCAACAGAAACGTCACGTTCGGATTCGTCATCACCGGGATGTGAATTCTCGCATGTCCCTGCTCGATCGACAGATCATGGTCCC
The Gemmatimonadaceae bacterium DNA segment above includes these coding regions:
- a CDS encoding integron integrase → MTASPRLLASVRRCARERRFSRRTEDAYVYWIRRFVLANDTRHPSELTTADVRRFLSSLAVDAGVAASTQNQALAALKFLYDRVLELPIGDLSALTPARRPRRLPVVLTPAEVRAVFEKLELPVRLCGMLMYGSGLRVSECLSLRVKDIDTTRREITVVGGKGDKDRRTPMAISCVTPLDAWLAARRTEFEADTRLRIVPTAISASLLRKYPALETAWGWQYVFPASRTLIDRGGRRRRHHLHESVVQRAFATAVRRSGIAKRATCHSLRHSFATPLLESGSDIRTVQELLGHTDLRTTMIYTHVSATGVLGEESWGWVVEGGAAGGGVGIGVRGDGGGARLGGKGRC